Proteins found in one Subtercola endophyticus genomic segment:
- a CDS encoding phosphotransferase — protein MTAEPLEYDLLVTRDDVVAYLDSVGLLGLVSADAASAEVVEVTAGNMNRVFIARGSLGSVAIKQAPPWVQVAGPGWPIDPGRIASEARTYERLQARVPESIPTIIHFDEARYVLVMQDLSQFSVLRDVLVAELAGRTVGADARADAERDGLFERFDWGLVGDVVGRFVGELTRSTSLEVLGADAFASLVAEAANPELCALTIDVVFDEPYREHEHNHWHSALDERVRALYGDTAVRASVARLRDTFESRPQGLLHGDLHTGSVMVMAGAAGSTGEQQTKIFDPEFSFVGPVGFDLGLFWANMLIAGIAARALGDVEVALAREAALSRSLDAFATSWGDDASLASIEADAWGFAGLELMRRAAGYSHAADLETLPPEVAGAAAVELFDRARALILGAGSATGIHRRAKTPAIHLKRD, from the coding sequence GTGACCGCCGAACCGCTGGAGTACGATCTGCTCGTTACTCGCGACGACGTGGTCGCCTACCTCGACTCGGTCGGCCTACTCGGCCTGGTGAGTGCGGATGCGGCCTCCGCCGAGGTGGTCGAAGTGACCGCCGGCAACATGAACCGCGTGTTCATCGCTCGCGGTTCGCTCGGCAGCGTCGCGATCAAGCAGGCGCCGCCGTGGGTTCAGGTGGCGGGGCCGGGGTGGCCGATCGATCCGGGGCGCATCGCGTCGGAAGCGCGCACGTATGAGCGGCTGCAGGCGCGGGTGCCGGAGTCGATTCCCACGATCATCCACTTCGACGAGGCTCGGTACGTGCTCGTGATGCAAGACCTGTCGCAGTTCAGCGTACTTCGCGACGTGCTGGTGGCTGAGCTCGCCGGCCGAACGGTGGGTGCGGATGCCCGTGCCGACGCCGAGCGCGACGGGCTGTTCGAGCGCTTCGACTGGGGGCTCGTCGGCGACGTGGTCGGCCGGTTCGTGGGCGAGCTGACCCGCTCGACGAGCCTGGAGGTGCTGGGGGCCGACGCGTTCGCTTCGCTTGTGGCCGAGGCAGCGAACCCCGAGCTGTGTGCGCTCACCATCGACGTGGTGTTCGACGAGCCGTATCGAGAGCATGAGCACAACCACTGGCACTCGGCTCTGGATGAGCGGGTGCGAGCCCTTTACGGCGACACAGCCGTGCGGGCATCCGTGGCGCGCTTGCGTGACACGTTCGAGAGCCGGCCGCAGGGGCTGCTGCACGGCGACCTGCACACCGGTTCCGTGATGGTCATGGCGGGTGCGGCTGGGAGCACCGGTGAGCAGCAGACCAAGATCTTCGACCCGGAGTTCAGTTTCGTCGGGCCGGTGGGCTTCGATCTCGGGCTGTTCTGGGCCAACATGCTGATCGCCGGCATTGCGGCTCGGGCGCTGGGAGATGTCGAGGTCGCACTGGCTCGCGAGGCCGCTCTTTCGCGCAGCCTCGACGCTTTTGCTACGAGCTGGGGCGACGACGCATCGCTCGCCAGCATCGAGGCCGACGCGTGGGGCTTCGCTGGCCTCGAGCTGATGCGCCGAGCCGCCGGCTACTCGCACGCGGCCGATCTCGAGACCTTGCCGCCCGAGGTGGCGGGTGCCGCGGCGGTCGAGCTGTTCGACCGCGCGCGGGCGCTCATCCTGGGTGCGGGCTCGGCCACGGGCATCCATCGCCGAGCGAAGACCCCCGCCATCCATCTCAAGAGGGATTGA
- the mtnK gene encoding S-methyl-5-thioribose kinase, whose amino-acid sequence MTDFSQLTPDSVVAYLASRPALSSLIDAAGIRSIREVGDGNLNLVFIIEDDSGASLVLKQSLPHVRTDPSWPMTRERSAREATVLARHGAADASHVPALYDFDPEHYVLAIENLSDHEVWRNELNSGRTHEYAAAELGRYVARTAFATSPIGLGGIEHKLLLAEAVNPELCEITEDLVFTEPYIDHPHNAVLPANQPDLHAIQGDTELVHEMGLAKYRFMTAAQSLIHGDLHTGSVFVRPATADSPASVRAFDSEFGFVGPTGFDLGALWANFVIAAARAEALGAPDRAAVLLTLPSALLSAFEAEYRALWPRRTDPRVWGDGFLDELLAGIRTDAAVFAGAKAIRRMVGFAKASDIETLPPDAREGAVRGVLHAGRALATSRLRAASATALSSESATLLHAAATPTPA is encoded by the coding sequence ATGACCGACTTCTCACAACTCACCCCAGACAGCGTCGTCGCCTACCTGGCGAGCCGCCCGGCGCTTTCGTCGCTCATCGATGCGGCGGGCATCCGGTCGATTCGCGAGGTGGGCGACGGCAACCTCAACCTCGTGTTCATCATCGAAGACGACTCGGGCGCCTCGCTGGTGCTCAAGCAGTCGCTGCCCCATGTGCGCACCGATCCGTCGTGGCCGATGACACGCGAACGCTCGGCGCGTGAGGCGACGGTGCTCGCTCGGCACGGAGCCGCCGATGCCTCGCACGTGCCGGCGCTCTACGACTTCGACCCCGAGCACTATGTTCTGGCCATCGAGAACCTCAGCGATCACGAGGTGTGGCGCAACGAACTCAACAGCGGGCGCACGCACGAGTACGCCGCCGCCGAGCTGGGCAGGTACGTTGCCCGCACGGCCTTCGCCACGTCGCCGATCGGACTCGGGGGGATCGAGCACAAGCTTCTGCTCGCCGAGGCTGTGAACCCCGAACTGTGCGAGATCACCGAAGATCTCGTGTTCACCGAGCCCTACATCGATCACCCGCACAACGCGGTGCTGCCGGCCAACCAGCCCGATCTGCACGCGATCCAAGGCGACACCGAGCTGGTGCACGAGATGGGGCTGGCCAAGTACCGGTTCATGACGGCGGCACAGTCGCTCATCCACGGCGATCTGCACACCGGATCGGTGTTCGTGCGCCCGGCCACCGCCGACTCCCCGGCCTCGGTGCGCGCCTTCGACAGCGAATTCGGATTCGTCGGCCCGACCGGTTTCGACCTCGGAGCGCTGTGGGCCAACTTCGTCATCGCGGCGGCTCGCGCCGAAGCGCTGGGCGCGCCCGATCGGGCCGCGGTGCTGCTGACCCTGCCCTCAGCGCTTCTCTCGGCGTTCGAGGCCGAGTACCGTGCGCTGTGGCCGCGGCGCACCGACCCCCGCGTCTGGGGCGACGGTTTTCTCGACGAACTGCTCGCGGGCATCCGCACCGACGCCGCCGTGTTCGCCGGCGCGAAGGCCATTCGCCGCATGGTCGGCTTCGCCAAGGCGAGCGACATCGAGACGCTGCCACCGGATGCCCGTGAAGGCGCCGTTCGCGGCGTGCTGCACGCCGGCCGCGCTCTGGCGACCAGCCGCCTGCGCGCCGCCTCCGCGACCGCGCTCTCGTCCGAATCCGCGACCCTCCTGCACGCCGCCGCGACGCCCACCCCCGCCTAG
- the mtnB gene encoding methylthioribulose 1-phosphate dehydratase codes for MSGHMFSVLPVSEPIIREAGAALAAESARFAARGWMPGTAGNLSVTLAREPLRLAVTASGLDKGELTPDDVVVVDESGSWVAEAGWPKQRPSAEAGLHARIAAVTGAGAVIHVHALAAVRAGHAWPAGVELHDLEMLKGIGHSAHGELVTIPVVNNHQDMQVLGDDFERVYRAPSEGVAEVPALIVAAHGIYAWGADLRQARWHLELTEALLQIALATR; via the coding sequence ATGAGCGGCCACATGTTCAGCGTGCTGCCCGTGTCTGAGCCGATCATCCGTGAGGCGGGTGCCGCGCTGGCTGCCGAGTCTGCGCGTTTCGCTGCACGCGGGTGGATGCCCGGCACCGCCGGTAATCTCTCTGTGACGCTCGCTCGTGAGCCGCTGCGCTTGGCCGTCACCGCGTCAGGACTCGACAAAGGCGAGCTGACGCCCGACGATGTCGTGGTCGTGGACGAATCCGGTTCGTGGGTCGCCGAGGCGGGCTGGCCCAAGCAGCGCCCCTCGGCAGAGGCCGGCCTGCACGCCCGCATAGCCGCCGTGACCGGCGCTGGAGCGGTCATTCACGTGCACGCGCTCGCGGCGGTTCGGGCGGGTCACGCCTGGCCCGCCGGGGTCGAGTTGCACGACCTCGAGATGCTCAAAGGCATCGGGCACAGCGCGCACGGCGAGCTCGTGACGATTCCGGTCGTGAACAATCACCAAGACATGCAGGTGCTCGGCGACGACTTCGAGCGCGTCTATCGGGCGCCCTCTGAGGGTGTGGCCGAGGTTCCTGCGCTGATCGTCGCGGCCCACGGCATCTACGCCTGGGGCGCCGACCTGCGCCAGGCGCGCTGGCACCTCGAGCTCACGGAGGCCCTGCTCCAGATCGCCCTCGCCACTCGCTGA
- the mtnC gene encoding acireductone synthase, with translation MTEKTTTTPNATTPVTVTAKYVVLDIEGTTSAAGFILGDLYDYARPRLAGWLDEHAGDPAIAEARTQVIQDARLAPDASTAEIVAVMHNWMANDVKATPLKTVQGQIWADGFARDEISSDFFDDVIPKLEAWHAAGVGLAVFSSGSVASQVPWFRHSPGGDLTPLITDFFDTVSAGPKKVASSYDTIAASLGATPAELVFFTDNPGEVTAALEAGWAVVAFSREGEPFFGADFGAAPVVSSFDEVEVLPA, from the coding sequence GTGACCGAAAAAACCACTACCACGCCCAACGCCACCACGCCCGTGACCGTGACGGCGAAGTACGTCGTGCTCGACATCGAGGGCACCACGAGTGCCGCCGGGTTCATCCTCGGCGACCTCTACGATTACGCGCGGCCCCGGCTCGCGGGCTGGCTCGACGAGCACGCGGGCGACCCGGCGATCGCCGAGGCTCGAACCCAGGTCATCCAGGATGCCCGGCTCGCGCCTGACGCATCGACCGCCGAGATCGTGGCGGTCATGCACAACTGGATGGCGAACGACGTCAAGGCGACTCCGCTCAAGACCGTGCAGGGTCAGATCTGGGCCGACGGCTTCGCGCGCGACGAGATCAGCTCGGACTTCTTCGACGACGTGATTCCGAAGCTGGAGGCCTGGCACGCGGCCGGAGTCGGTCTCGCCGTGTTCTCATCGGGATCGGTGGCGTCGCAGGTGCCGTGGTTCCGGCACTCGCCGGGCGGCGACCTCACTCCGCTCATCACCGACTTCTTCGACACCGTGAGCGCGGGCCCGAAGAAGGTCGCCTCGTCGTACGACACGATCGCCGCCTCGCTGGGCGCGACGCCCGCCGAGCTGGTGTTCTTCACCGACAACCCGGGCGAGGTGACGGCGGCGCTCGAGGCCGGTTGGGCTGTGGTGGCGTTCTCGCGCGAAGGCGAACCGTTCTTCGGCGCCGACTTCGGCGCGGCACCCGTGGTGTCGTCGTTCGACGAGGTCGAGGTGCTGCCGGCATGA